Genomic DNA from Anoplopoma fimbria isolate UVic2021 breed Golden Eagle Sablefish chromosome 22, Afim_UVic_2022, whole genome shotgun sequence:
CACGGCCCTTCTCCCCCGGCCCGCTGCTCCACAGCCCCCGCTGCGCTGCTCCACAGCGGCAGGAGGCTCCAAGCGACGGAACCCGTTCGCCAGCATAGAGAACACCTACGGGCCCAAGAAGAGACGGCTCCTTACACCGTCAGACtgcaaggaggaggaggaggaggagcaggaggaggaggaggaggaggaggaggcagggacACCAGGAGGCTTCCCCTTCAGGGCCAGGCTGGACGAGGCAGAGAAGCAGGAGCACCAGACCTCCAACAAGGTGGGTTCACCAGCACCAGGACTTACACTgtgttcatgtatatatatgtttatgtatatatgtgtatatatatgtatatgtatgtatgcatcATATGTCCACTtgtctgtcctcctgcagaAGTGTCTCACCTTCTCTGAAGATGACTCCCtctttgaagaagaagaagaggaggaagatgggaAAAGTCCACTTCTGAaggtttgattgttttgttttttctctctatacattatgacctcataaagttacattgtgacctcataaagttacattatgacctcataaagttacattacgACCTCATAGTTAccttgtgacctcataaagttacattgtgacctcataaagttacattatgacctcatagaGTTAccttgtgacctcataaagttacattgtgacctcatagttaccttgtgacctcataaagttacattatgacctcatagttaccttgtgacctcataaagttacattgtgacctcataaagttacattatgacctcataaagttacattgtgacctcataaagttaccttgtgacctcataaagttacattaagTTGACATAAATTACCTCATAGTTAccttgtgacctcataaagttaccttgtgacctcataaagttacattagacctacagaaacaaacattatgacctcataaagttacattgtgacctcataaagttaccttgtgacctcataaagttacttgtgacctcataaagttacattacgACCTCAtgaagttacattatgacctcataaagttacattacattattacattacattacggtcatttagcagacgcttttatccaaagcgactcacaataagtgtattcaacataggtattcaagagaactactagtcaccagaagtcataagtgcatctcctttcttaaacaagcatctaagagcataaaccagagcaaaagtacagaaacaaactaatatgaatacaataagagcagaaacaaactaatatgaataattctttactgttttttactgtttgtttgttgctcatttgctcatttataatacttatttttgatcttgtttttttactatgtctcttgttttgcactatccgctgcgggactaatgaaggattatcttctcttatcttatcttatcttatcttatcttatcttatcttatccccAGAGTCCCCAGGCCATCGCTCCGGCCTCCATCGCTCCTCCCGTCTGCACAGAGTATCCGTCAGACTGGAGCCTGAAGACCcgcctcctcttcacctccccGCTCACCCTGTCGTGGGCCGAGCACCCCAAAGCCCAGGAGGAGGCGTCGGGGCTCAGTCACCACTGCAGAGCTCAGTTCAGCGCTCTGCCACACAGTCTGCAGgtagatcatcatcatcatcatcatcatcatcatcatcatcatcacacacatgACAGTTCAGATGTATTGAAGAGAgactgatgacatcattttgtaaaattcacaacatggtttttttattcaaattattctTCTTCAGTCCATATCTGAtggtgtttagcctttcaaaaactgCTTCTTCACCTCGGTCAAAAAACACTCAATCCATGGAGaattacatatatacacacagcgggtaaaataagtattgaacacgtcaccatttctctcagtaaatatatttctaaaggtgctattgacatgaaattttcaccagatgtcggtaacaacccaagtaatccacacatacaaagaaaaccaaacaaataagttcagagattaagttatttgaaataaattggAATGCAGAAGCTGCAGACAGCAGCGTTTGTGAATGGCATCAGCTGACCGGTTGTAAACATCAGCCCAAGCTCTTGCTCGGCTTAATGAGTATTTTCACTTTCAGTacttttctctgctgtttactttactgtacttttacttcaataacattgcagtacttttacttgcaaCAGAGTATTTTGTACACTATtaatttactgaagtaaaagattAGAGATTGTGTCCTACTCCCTCCTCTGTGCTCTcgtaaacaatgtaaacatacaaacacattttttgtacaGATATGATGATAACTGATTTGACCATTAGTAGTTTCACTGACTGTAGAAGGAGAGTCATTTTAACACATCGAAATCTATATACATGAATGTTTCTCTCATAGTTTTGCTGAAATGTTCAATGTAATCTGTTCAGGTGCGTGTCAAATTTGAAGttgtacataaaataaatgaatctaaATCCTTCTTTCTGTTCCCCTGCAGGATCCCAGGTCCTGCTCTGAGCTGCGGTGTGCCTTCCAGCAGAGTCTGGTGTACTGGCAGCACCCCTCCCTGCCCTGGATCCCTCTGTTCCCCCGGATCAACGCCGAGAGGAGCTTCGCGGGGAAGAACACCCCGTGGGCCCAAGACCGGGCCCTGCAGCAGAGCCTCATGAGTGAATGGTGAGggctggagggagggagcgCTTCAAGCCACACCAGCTGCatcagttcacacacacagcatcaacTCCATTGCTCTTTTTGTctctaatttgtgttttttttccaggtcgGTCAGTCTGTCGTCTCTCTACGGTCTGCTGAAGGCCAGACTGTGTCCTTACTTCTACCTCTGCTCCTATCAGGTcggtgtttttcttgtttttttggattgTGTGACATTACAGTCGCTTCCCGTCGTAATTTCTTCCCCCTCTTGTGTCAGTTCACCGTGATGTTCAGGGCAGCAGGTCTTGGGGGCTCGAGCAGCATCACTGCCTTAATCTCTCCTACCACCAGGGGTCTCAGAGAGGCCATGAAGGCTGAAGGTGAGTCCTCGCAGCCGGGGCGTCACCTACACTTTCAACTTCTTCTCAGATATTCATTCATGTTTGCACACCTCCCATTTGTCTACCTGTTTTTAGGTATAGAGTTCAGTCTCCCTCTAGTggaggagacgaggaagagCAGGGAGCCACAGAGCCTGACTGAGcagcagggagaggaggaagagctggAGTAAGTGTGTCGTCTCCACTGAAACGTCTCAttgtcacaaacaaacaattcaatattttatcttatattcgtttactaaaTTTTACcgatttcactttatttattttatttattttatttattttatttattttatttattttatttattttatttattttatttatttaattgtcacttgttatttcattttgtttctttgtttagttttatcctaatgattgttcttaatgtttcatctattgcactgttttgctggccttgtttttaaaaaggtgctatataaataaagttattattattattattattactattagaAAACTATTTGCACGTGCCAATGGGTCGAACCTAATTTATTGAACGGATGATTTTTGCTGACATATTTGAATGTGATCTGAACTGCAGGTGTTGTGAGCTGAAAGAGTGCGAGGAGGGTCAGAcgggggaaggaggaggaggcggcgatGGTTGCCACGACGATGCAGACGGCAGCTTCTCCTGGCTGAAGGAGATGGGAATCCAGGACAAAATCAAGAAGCCCGACAGCATCACCATGCAACTGTATCCTTTTTTACTAGCTTTTTAATCAGGATCGCACAGACGTCTTTGTCACGCGATCGAGCAGCGGAAGCTCCTTGACCGCCGGTGCAGTCGCAAGGAGGGTTCGGCCGTGTCCCTGGACCACAAGCCGGAGTCCGTGGTGTGCGTGGAGGGGCCGCACACCTTCACCCTCATCAACTTCCTCATCAACTGCAAGAGCGTGGTGGCCGCGGCGGGTTCCCAGGCCGGGCTGCCCCCGACGCTCCTGGCCCCCGGCGCGTTCagaggagctaccatgcaaacGCTGAaggtgtgaacacacacacacacacacacacacacacacacacacacacacacacacacacacacagctgttgctacaagtctttgtttttttggttttcaggCCCGCAGTGTGAATGTGAAGAGCCAGGTTGGTTCCAGCTTCCAGAACATCAGCAGTCTGGAGATCACAGGTACACAGCGGTGACTTAAAATGAATGGATGCATGTTTTGGGTGTAGTGTTTAACTagtttcctcctccctcctccctccttccttcctttcaggacccatcctcccctccaccctccacaaCATCACGTCCCTCCTTCGGCCCGCACAGAAAGGGAACTTCTCAGCTgctctgtacacacacacgcctacCGCCGTCATGAACACGCACGCCGCCAAGCAGCAGGTAAGACGGCCTAATAACCAACTGTACTTCACCTTGGGGCCGGACATTATGGTAAGCCACGACGGCGGGAGGACGGAGGACATacttccatctttttttttcttttttgaaaatgaaaacggCAACAAAATGCTcaataattacataaaaaaaactaagacTAGCCTACGCCAACATTTAGAAATTTACCCGTTAAGcgataataaaaacaaataaatcaaaaaaaaaagttaaataataacaCGTTACTATTCGTTATTTTATGTGCTATTTTCGGGGGGTCATGCACAAAAACGACAACCAAAAAAACTTAATTGCTCAAATGCTAATTTCATTTAGCAGCACGGTCCTGCTTGACTAAATACCAGAGCTAACCGCTAACGTACGGAGGTTCCGTTGAGGTACATTGTGATGCGTACAAGCTAAAAACGGATCAATTATGCTGTTATCacgatgtgttcaaatgttatgTTGCACATGTAGGTTTTGGCTAGCAGCTTGaataaatgcaatttaaaatgGATATTAAATGTCctacactagctctaagcagattatGATCTCTAATTAAAACCACTAATGacgagatatatatataaaacaagacTGTTCGtctaatgttttcatttaggtagaagaaaaacagatgaaaaaataactttttatcgaaaatgtattttttttagaggTTTTTGAACATTGTTTTGCCCacattacattttgattattttaaagctCCCAGCTAAATAATTTGGAGAATACAACGAGTACGCATTGTGCATGAAGCGGGTTAAAGAATGTCGGATGTGTTTCTCAGTCCAGCTGTTTTTGTGCAGTGTACCGGTGGTTCAGTGGACCTGTCGGGTTGTGGTCTCCACCCTGCCTCCGtccagcagcttcagcagcCCTCCAGCCTGGGCAAGACCGCTCTGACCCACATCAACATGAGCAACTACAGCTACATGTGGAAGAACTGACGGAGGGCTCTCTGAACAACTACACGTTCTGTTCTGCTCCACGGTAGAGCTGCACTACTACTGTGGTGGcaacatgtttcatgtttttttaaaagtacttaTACAAACATGATTTATTGCGTTGcccagtatttttttaatacctcTATTTTCAAGCTGTGCTCTTGTAATGCATCATATtgttcttagttttttttatttatttttatcattagtTTAGctcatgttaaaatatttttattttggagtgttttttttgttgtttttttgcgtTATGAAATTAAAGTATTTCCAATGTTTGAGGttggattttaaatatttctggaATCTATTAAGGGTTGTTGGATTTCATTCAGTTTTCTAGTTCCTTTCACTCATTCATCTGGTTTAAAAACAACTCATATAAAAGCCCCGcctgctgaccaatcagagctcggTACGTGGATCGTTAGATAATATTACACAATTACGAAGGAGTTAAAGTCATAATTCAGACTAAAAATCACACAGTTTAAACAGacgaatgcaaaaaaaaaaaaaaaagacagctggCAATAAAT
This window encodes:
- the LOC129111493 gene encoding LOW QUALITY PROTEIN: protein downstream neighbor of son homolog (The sequence of the model RefSeq protein was modified relative to this genomic sequence to represent the inferred CDS: deleted 2 bases in 1 codon), translated to MAEIERTTRWRHHVTTSSRHHVRRTSSRQHVRRHHVITSPPGRLLRLHAAGRHDASAGEAPPQHRSLLQPQRAGAEPQRAGAPAGARPFSPGPLLHSPLRCSTAAGGSKRRNPFASIENTYGPKKRRLLTPSDCKEEEEEEQEEEEEEEEAGTPGGFPFRARLDEAEKQEHQTSNKKCLTFSEDDSLFEEEEEEEDGKSPLLKSPQAIAPASIAPPVCTEYPSDWSLKTRLLFTSPLTLSWAEHPKAQEEASGLSHHCRAQFSALPHSLQDPRSCSELRCAFQQSLVYWQHPSLPWIPLFPRINAERSFAGKNTPWAQDRALQQSLMSEWSVSLSSLYGLLKARLCPYFYLCSYQFTVMFRAAGLGGSSSITALISPTTRGLREAMKAEGIEFSLPLVEETRKSREPQSLTEQQGEEEELECCELKECEEGQTGEGGGGGDGCHDDADGSFSWLKEMGIQDKIKKPDSITMQLRKEGSAVSLDHKPESVVCVEGPHTFTLINFLINCKSVVAAAGSQAGLPPTLLAPGAFRGATMQTLKARSVNVKSQVGSSFQNISSLEITGPILPSTLHNITSLLRPAQKGNFSAALYTHTPTAVMNTHAAKQQCTGGSVDLSGCGLHPASVQQLQQPSSLGKTALTHINMSNYSYMWKN